In Halorubrum sp. PV6, a single window of DNA contains:
- the nucS gene encoding endonuclease NucS: protein MTVTSVHDPSHREALWELEDAFERGDLITLFGRCTVSYEGRAASDLGSGDRLCVLKPDGAALVHTDEGRQPVNWQPPGSEHRAAVREGTLRVRSTRSNPDETLTVRFDRVHQLSAMAVTGGRDLTLHGSEEDLRTRILERPELVEPGFTPRETERPSSAGPMDVFGHDADGNPVVVELKRRRVGPDAVGQLARYVRAVRAESGVDGPGDGGETTVRGVLVAPSITDRAAERLADRGFDHVALEPTPEE, encoded by the coding sequence GTGACAGTCACGAGCGTCCACGACCCGAGCCACCGCGAGGCCCTCTGGGAGCTCGAGGACGCCTTCGAGCGCGGCGACCTGATAACCCTCTTCGGCCGCTGTACGGTCAGTTACGAGGGCCGCGCCGCCTCCGACCTCGGGAGCGGCGACCGGCTGTGCGTCTTAAAGCCCGACGGGGCCGCCCTCGTCCACACCGACGAAGGGCGCCAGCCGGTCAACTGGCAGCCACCGGGGTCTGAACACCGCGCGGCCGTCCGCGAGGGGACGCTCCGGGTCCGCTCGACCCGAAGCAACCCGGACGAGACGCTGACGGTCCGCTTCGACCGGGTGCACCAGCTCTCTGCGATGGCCGTCACGGGCGGGCGCGACCTCACGCTCCACGGGAGCGAAGAGGACCTGCGGACCCGAATATTGGAGCGGCCGGAACTCGTCGAACCGGGCTTTACGCCCCGCGAGACCGAGCGCCCCTCCAGCGCCGGTCCGATGGACGTGTTCGGCCACGACGCCGACGGGAACCCAGTCGTCGTCGAGTTGAAACGGCGGCGGGTCGGCCCGGACGCGGTCGGGCAGTTGGCGCGGTACGTGCGGGCAGTGAGAGCGGAGTCGGGCGTCGACGGCCCCGGAGACGGCGGCGAGACGACCGTCCGCGGGGTCCTCGTCGCCCCGTCGATTACGGACCGCGCCGCAGAGCGACTCGCCGATCGCGGGTTCGACCACGTTGCGCTCGAACCGACCCCTGAAGAGTGA
- a CDS encoding response regulator, translating into MPAADRRAEAKHFLPRLAYVEDSDHDALMFETVVERRDLAAEVVRVASVAAAERFAADLASGDAPLPALVFVDIDLPDGSGHSVVAGLRRRFDEATLPVVVFSGSDDPGDIDRAYDAGANCYLIKPLAFGEYARRVAGACRFAAATAGGERRPAPEGR; encoded by the coding sequence ATGCCGGCGGCTGACCGCCGCGCGGAGGCGAAACACTTCCTCCCCCGGCTCGCGTACGTCGAGGACAGCGACCACGACGCCCTCATGTTCGAGACCGTGGTGGAACGGCGAGACCTCGCCGCCGAGGTGGTCCGGGTCGCGAGCGTCGCCGCGGCCGAACGGTTCGCCGCCGACCTCGCGAGCGGCGACGCCCCGCTCCCCGCGCTCGTCTTCGTCGACATCGACCTCCCCGACGGCTCGGGGCACTCGGTCGTCGCCGGCCTCCGGCGCCGGTTCGACGAGGCGACGCTCCCGGTCGTCGTGTTCAGCGGGTCCGACGACCCCGGCGACATCGACCGCGCGTACGACGCCGGCGCGAACTGCTACCTGATCAAGCCGCTGGCGTTCGGCGAGTACGCCCGGCGCGTCGCGGGAGCGTGCCGGTTCGCGGCCGCGACCGCGGGCGGCGAGCGCCGACCCGCGCCCGAGGGCCGCTGA
- a CDS encoding ATP-binding protein, producing the protein MRETTATPPEQIQVFYEIALSIGRGETVAAVARTALSSYLRRLNCSTGGVFERREAPDGGATYDLVAGIPRQPTFNEAFEAATGHVAEGAEPESAWHDETLPIVGTHDGSHYYLFDLPDFGALVVVKNGAPFSEGTLAALAPLHERLADACAGRRAEQEARRARETLRTVVDTIPQEVVVADADGRYRLANEAAAAARGVRVEELEGATGPPRLGREGDRGVSDAEQRVIETGDPVRIADEELVDADGGARTVTTDVVPLSVPGETGRQALVVAADTTERVEREETLERTNTVLRTVLDTLPAGVLVEDPNRDILAVNQRLCDLLDVPVDAASLVGADCAAAAHDLKHVFEAPEEFVDRVNERIATREPVTDEPLTLADGRRLERDYVPYELPDGEANLWVYRDVTERAEREAELRETRRRLRRSNRDLEQFAYAASHDLKQPLRTVGNYLTLLEELYGVGSTLDERAFDLVESAVDATERMQSMIDALLQYSRVDSRGGALEPTPLADVVDKARLNLTVRVEDADATVTADSLPTVRGDPRLLVQLFQNLIDNGVKYNDSASPSVHVGARDAVDPAALPESVADGLDGSREWRHVYVEDDGAGMDESAVERAFDVFERLGRTDVDGTGVGLALCQRIVEYHDGAIWLTSAPGEGTRVDLLLPAPT; encoded by the coding sequence GTGAGGGAGACGACGGCGACCCCGCCGGAGCAGATCCAGGTGTTCTACGAGATCGCGCTCTCCATCGGTCGGGGGGAGACGGTCGCGGCGGTGGCTCGGACGGCGCTCTCGTCGTATCTCAGGCGGCTGAACTGCTCGACCGGCGGGGTGTTCGAACGCCGCGAGGCGCCGGACGGGGGTGCAACGTACGACCTCGTCGCCGGCATCCCGCGACAGCCGACGTTCAACGAGGCGTTCGAGGCGGCGACCGGTCACGTCGCCGAGGGCGCGGAGCCCGAGTCCGCCTGGCACGACGAGACGCTGCCGATCGTGGGGACCCACGACGGCTCCCACTACTACCTGTTCGACCTGCCGGACTTCGGCGCGCTCGTCGTCGTGAAGAACGGGGCGCCCTTCTCTGAGGGGACGCTCGCCGCGCTCGCCCCGCTACACGAGCGACTGGCGGACGCCTGCGCCGGCCGGCGGGCGGAACAGGAGGCGCGACGCGCCCGAGAGACGCTCCGGACGGTCGTCGACACGATCCCGCAGGAGGTGGTCGTCGCGGACGCCGACGGGCGATACAGGCTGGCGAACGAGGCGGCCGCGGCCGCGCGCGGCGTCCGCGTCGAGGAGCTCGAGGGGGCGACCGGTCCGCCTCGTCTCGGCCGCGAGGGGGACCGAGGCGTCAGCGACGCCGAGCAGCGGGTCATCGAGACCGGCGACCCGGTCAGGATAGCGGACGAGGAGCTGGTCGACGCCGACGGCGGCGCTCGGACGGTGACGACCGACGTGGTCCCGCTTTCGGTTCCGGGCGAGACCGGCCGGCAGGCGCTGGTCGTCGCGGCGGACACGACCGAGCGCGTCGAGCGCGAGGAGACGCTCGAACGGACGAACACCGTCCTCAGGACGGTCCTCGACACGCTCCCGGCGGGCGTCTTGGTCGAGGACCCGAACCGGGACATCCTCGCGGTGAACCAGCGGCTGTGCGACCTGCTCGACGTGCCGGTCGACGCGGCGTCGCTCGTGGGCGCGGACTGCGCCGCGGCTGCACACGACCTGAAGCACGTGTTCGAGGCGCCGGAGGAGTTCGTCGACCGAGTGAACGAGCGCATCGCGACGCGCGAGCCGGTGACCGACGAGCCGCTGACGCTGGCCGACGGGCGGCGGCTCGAACGCGACTACGTGCCCTACGAGCTGCCGGACGGCGAGGCGAACCTCTGGGTGTACCGCGACGTGACCGAGCGCGCCGAGCGCGAGGCCGAGCTCCGGGAGACGCGACGCCGGCTGCGCCGCTCGAACAGGGACTTAGAGCAGTTCGCATACGCGGCCTCACACGACCTGAAGCAGCCGCTCCGGACGGTCGGGAACTACCTCACCCTGCTGGAAGAGCTCTACGGGGTCGGGTCGACGCTCGACGAGCGCGCGTTCGACCTCGTCGAGAGCGCCGTCGACGCGACCGAGCGGATGCAGTCGATGATCGACGCGCTGCTCCAGTACTCCCGCGTCGACAGCCGCGGCGGCGCCCTGGAACCGACCCCGCTCGCGGACGTGGTCGACAAGGCCCGGCTCAACCTCACCGTTCGCGTGGAAGACGCGGACGCGACGGTGACCGCCGACTCGCTGCCGACGGTGCGGGGCGACCCGCGCCTGCTCGTCCAGCTGTTCCAGAACCTGATCGACAACGGCGTGAAGTACAACGACTCGGCGAGCCCGAGCGTCCACGTGGGGGCGAGAGACGCCGTCGACCCGGCCGCGCTTCCCGAGTCGGTCGCCGACGGCCTCGACGGGTCGCGCGAGTGGCGCCACGTGTACGTCGAGGACGACGGCGCGGGGATGGACGAGTCGGCCGTCGAGCGCGCGTTCGACGTGTTCGAGCGGCTGGGGCGGACGGACGTCGACGGCACCGGCGTGGGGCTGGCGCTGTGTCAGCGCATCGTCGAGTACCACGACGGGGCGATCTGGCTCACCTCGGCCCCCGGCGAGGGGACGCGCGTGGACCTGTTGCTCCCGGCGCCGACCTGA
- a CDS encoding winged helix-turn-helix transcriptional regulator, with the protein MTDTDGTDSAARSLLGAKWKPRILAALAQNGRLGFGDLQRELGGISNKVLSNDLEDLLEYDTVTRDVVQEQPVRVEYELTAAGSDLYDIVERMADWDAQYVTGAGRPTLLIAEDDVRQIELYSLWLSATYDVVTATDGREALDALDASIDAAVLDRKLPVLHGDEVADAVRGGGEYVPVALLSSEQVRPTDVSLSADLLLSKPIGRTMLENAVAELLRFESLSPAARDVRGRRHRLAFVRDQLGATVEETGPFADAAEELARIEAERSVALREREPWRRLVDESGDALTEDADAGG; encoded by the coding sequence ATGACCGACACGGACGGCACAGACTCCGCGGCCCGCTCCCTCCTCGGAGCGAAGTGGAAGCCGCGCATCCTCGCGGCCCTCGCGCAGAACGGGCGGCTGGGGTTCGGGGACCTCCAGCGGGAGCTCGGTGGCATCTCGAACAAGGTGCTCTCGAACGACCTCGAGGACCTCCTCGAGTACGACACCGTGACCAGAGACGTCGTGCAAGAACAGCCCGTCCGCGTCGAGTACGAACTCACCGCCGCCGGGAGCGACCTCTACGACATCGTCGAGCGGATGGCCGACTGGGACGCGCAGTACGTCACCGGCGCCGGCCGCCCGACCCTCCTGATCGCCGAAGACGACGTTCGCCAGATAGAGCTGTACTCGCTGTGGCTCTCCGCGACGTACGACGTGGTGACCGCGACGGACGGGCGCGAGGCGCTCGACGCCCTCGACGCGTCGATCGACGCGGCCGTCCTCGACCGGAAGCTTCCGGTCCTCCACGGCGACGAGGTCGCCGACGCGGTCAGGGGTGGTGGCGAGTACGTGCCAGTGGCCCTCCTCAGTTCCGAGCAGGTCCGTCCGACCGACGTCTCCCTCTCGGCGGACCTGCTGCTCTCGAAGCCCATCGGCCGGACGATGCTGGAGAACGCCGTCGCGGAGCTCCTCCGGTTCGAGTCGCTCTCCCCCGCGGCCCGCGATGTCCGCGGGCGACGACACCGGCTCGCGTTCGTCAGGGACCAGCTCGGGGCGACGGTCGAAGAGACCGGCCCCTTCGCCGACGCGGCCGAGGAGTTGGCGCGCATCGAGGCGGAGCGGAGCGTCGCGCTGCGCGAGCGCGAGCCGTGGCGTCGGCTGGTCGACGAGTCGGGTGACGCCCTGACGGAGGACGCGGATGCCGGCGGCTGA
- a CDS encoding FIST signal transduction protein, protein MEQTYVPPDSPVGPALDALEADPDVSGLLVLATDAAGPHATDLADRLAGSSLTAFGGAFPQVIADGTARETGTLLLGLREAPAVTPVEGLSDPDADFDAQLPDLLVEGYRTAFVLADAFATRTEALVGALFDAYGVEVTVLGGGAGSLSMEQAPCLLTEDGWVEDAAVVAATRAAGSVGVSHGWREFAGPFRVTDADGPVVRLLGDKPAFEVYRDLIEPDIGRELTADNFFEVAKSYPLGLSRFEAEKIVRDPFEPTADGGIRCFGEVPAGSFVHVLKGEPDSLVAAAREAAAAAREAAAAARESASTAGGETLFFDCISRVLYLGDEFDRELAAVGEGDAGPLVGALTVGEIANSGREFLELYNKTAVVGVVEGL, encoded by the coding sequence ATGGAGCAGACGTACGTTCCCCCCGATTCCCCCGTCGGCCCCGCGCTCGACGCGCTCGAAGCCGACCCCGACGTGTCCGGCCTCCTCGTCCTCGCGACCGACGCCGCGGGCCCTCACGCGACGGACCTCGCCGACAGACTCGCCGGCTCGTCGCTCACGGCGTTCGGAGGGGCGTTCCCGCAGGTGATCGCCGACGGGACCGCCCGCGAGACGGGGACGCTGCTTCTCGGCCTCCGCGAGGCGCCCGCCGTCACCCCCGTCGAGGGGCTGAGCGATCCCGACGCGGACTTCGACGCGCAGCTTCCCGACCTGCTCGTCGAGGGGTATCGGACGGCGTTCGTCCTCGCGGACGCGTTCGCCACCCGGACGGAGGCGCTCGTCGGGGCGCTGTTCGACGCCTACGGCGTGGAGGTCACCGTCCTCGGGGGCGGGGCGGGGTCGCTCTCGATGGAGCAGGCGCCGTGTCTCCTGACCGAGGACGGCTGGGTCGAGGACGCCGCCGTCGTCGCGGCCACCCGCGCGGCTGGAAGCGTCGGCGTGAGTCACGGCTGGCGGGAGTTCGCCGGGCCGTTCCGCGTCACGGACGCCGACGGCCCCGTGGTGCGCCTCCTCGGTGACAAGCCGGCGTTCGAGGTGTACCGCGACCTCATCGAGCCGGACATCGGCCGGGAGCTGACCGCCGACAACTTCTTCGAGGTGGCGAAGTCGTACCCGCTCGGGCTGAGCCGGTTCGAGGCCGAGAAGATCGTCCGCGACCCGTTCGAACCGACGGCCGACGGCGGGATCCGCTGTTTCGGCGAGGTCCCCGCCGGGTCGTTCGTCCACGTCCTGAAAGGCGAGCCGGACTCGCTCGTCGCGGCCGCCCGCGAGGCCGCGGCGGCCGCCCGCGAGGCCGCGGCGGCCGCCCGCGAGTCGGCGTCGACCGCGGGCGGCGAGACGCTGTTTTTCGACTGCATCTCGCGCGTGCTCTACCTCGGCGACGAGTTCGACCGGGAGCTCGCCGCGGTGGGCGAGGGCGACGCGGGGCCGCTCGTCGGCGCGCTCACCGTCGGCGAGATCGCCAACTCCGGGCGCGAGTTCCTCGAACTGTACAACAAGACGGCGGTCGTCGGCGTGGTGGAGGGGCTGTGA
- a CDS encoding hybrid sensor histidine kinase/response regulator, translated as MNTVAADQSVLLVEDNPSDAQVYRTMLQELQADPLEAVETTGVDHVESVEAAIDATAASGDPYDAVLLDLNLPDSRGLATVERVLDADPSAAVVVLTGAGDEEMGKRAVASGAQDFLIKDHVTPRVLVKTISYAVERKRQAATLERQRRRLAALNWLVRHDIRNDAAVVLGWAEGIDPENPAEARAVSRIVEAGESIVASTESAGALLEALDGDGDALVSVVLNDIVEEEVDRLERRHEGVRTAVGGLDDTVVTRADRFLGVVVRNLLDNAVVHNGADAPEVTVDVREREETVVIEVGDNGAGMPERVRRVVAEADDPTDLTDVGLGLFLVGTFVERYGGTLSVEADPDSGTRVRVTLERA; from the coding sequence GTGAACACCGTGGCCGCCGACCAGTCCGTGCTCCTCGTGGAGGACAACCCTTCCGACGCACAGGTGTACCGGACGATGCTCCAGGAGTTACAGGCCGACCCGCTCGAAGCGGTGGAGACGACGGGCGTCGACCACGTCGAGTCGGTCGAAGCGGCGATCGATGCGACCGCAGCGTCCGGCGATCCCTACGACGCGGTGTTGCTCGATTTAAACCTTCCCGACTCGCGGGGGTTGGCGACCGTCGAACGCGTGCTCGACGCCGACCCGTCCGCCGCGGTGGTCGTCCTCACCGGCGCGGGCGACGAGGAGATGGGGAAGCGAGCGGTCGCCAGCGGCGCGCAAGACTTCCTGATCAAAGACCACGTCACGCCGCGGGTCCTGGTCAAGACGATCAGCTACGCCGTCGAACGCAAGCGACAGGCCGCGACGCTGGAGCGACAGCGCCGCCGGCTCGCCGCGCTCAACTGGCTCGTCAGACACGACATCCGCAACGACGCGGCGGTCGTCCTCGGCTGGGCGGAGGGGATCGACCCCGAGAACCCGGCGGAGGCGCGCGCGGTCTCGCGCATCGTCGAGGCGGGCGAGAGCATCGTCGCGTCGACGGAGTCCGCCGGCGCACTCCTCGAGGCGCTCGACGGCGACGGGGACGCGCTCGTCTCGGTCGTCCTGAACGACATCGTCGAAGAGGAGGTAGACCGGCTCGAACGACGCCACGAGGGCGTCCGGACGGCGGTCGGCGGCCTCGACGACACGGTCGTCACTCGGGCCGACCGATTCCTCGGCGTCGTCGTCCGGAACCTCCTCGACAACGCGGTCGTCCACAACGGCGCCGACGCCCCCGAGGTGACCGTCGACGTCCGCGAACGCGAGGAGACGGTGGTCATCGAGGTTGGCGACAACGGCGCCGGGATGCCAGAGCGAGTTCGGCGCGTGGTCGCCGAGGCGGACGACCCGACCGACCTCACCGACGTCGGCCTCGGCCTCTTCCTCGTCGGAACGTTCGTCGAGCGGTACGGCGGGACTCTCTCCGTCGAGGCCGATCCCGACTCAGGGACGCGCGTCCGAGTCACGCTCGAACGGGCTTAA
- a CDS encoding 50S ribosomal protein L16: MSDKPASMYRTIDKPSYTRREYITGIPGSKIAQHNMGDLSAEPDDYPVQISLRVEEELQIRHGSLESARLSANRHLIKELGEGNYKMTLRKFPHQVIRENKQATGAGADRVSDGMRQAFGKPVGTAARLNKGDIVFTAYCDVEQAAVVKEAFRRAYNKLSPPCRITVDRGEKLLVS; encoded by the coding sequence ATGTCTGACAAACCCGCCTCTATGTATCGGACGATCGACAAGCCGTCGTACACTCGCCGCGAATACATCACGGGCATTCCCGGTTCGAAGATCGCCCAGCACAACATGGGCGACCTCTCCGCGGAGCCGGACGACTACCCCGTCCAGATCAGCCTCCGCGTCGAGGAGGAGCTGCAGATCCGACACGGCTCGTTGGAGAGCGCGCGCCTCTCGGCGAACCGCCACCTGATCAAGGAGCTCGGCGAGGGCAACTACAAGATGACCCTCCGCAAGTTCCCCCACCAGGTCATCCGGGAGAACAAGCAGGCGACCGGCGCCGGCGCGGACCGTGTCTCCGACGGGATGCGGCAGGCGTTCGGCAAGCCGGTCGGGACGGCCGCGCGACTGAACAAAGGCGACATCGTCTTCACCGCCTACTGCGACGTCGAGCAGGCAGCCGTCGTGAAAGAGGCGTTCCGCCGTGCGTACAACAAGCTCTCGCCGCCGTGCCGGATCACGGTCGACCGCGGCGAGAAGCTCCTCGTCTCGTAA
- a CDS encoding DEAD/DEAH box helicase → MSQQLAEVETLFLHEARSDYTVVATRDGNRVLRGRLELKETSAGPRPGRFRVTRDGEDQPRQPDEFVDLARAAARIRISEQTSPENRARLKAMLDGYQLEATAVRTCRRCANDGRYGPITSESAVEHNDELICRDCARRELERELSYKGEFTGAAEERLEELLYESGDLNRIINLLQGGLDPDLTKYDEVSANVDDISPVRTEDLDLHPDLSAHVQGRFEELLPVQSLSVRNGLLNGDDQLVVSATATGKTLVGELTGINRALQGNGKLLFLVPLVALANQKHEDFRDRYGDLLNVSIRVGSSRVNDDGNRFDPNADVIVGTYEGIDHALRTGKDLGDVGTVVIDEVHTLKEGERGHRLDGLISRLKYYSEERMRTHSGYDGTQFVYLSATVGNPEWLAERLRATLIEYEERPVPIERHVTFADSREKAQIADKLVKREFDTKSSKGYRGQTIIFTNSRRRCHEISRKLRYDSAPYHAGLDYGRRKKVERMFGDQDLSAVVTTAALAAGVDFPASQVIFDSLAMGIEWLSVQEFSQMLGRAGRPDYHDRGRVYLLVEPDGVYHNSMDRTEDEVAFTLLKGEMEDVATHYDETAAVEETLANIVVAGKKAKRLNDRMIGEVPTKHAIGKLLEWEFIDGFSPTPLGRGITRHFLAPDEAFFMLDAIRKGTDPYQIVADLELRDDEE, encoded by the coding sequence GTGTCACAGCAGTTGGCCGAGGTCGAGACGCTGTTCCTCCACGAGGCGCGGAGCGATTACACGGTCGTCGCCACGCGCGACGGGAACCGGGTGCTCCGCGGGCGACTCGAACTCAAGGAGACCAGCGCAGGGCCGCGGCCGGGGCGGTTCCGCGTGACCCGCGACGGCGAGGACCAGCCTCGCCAGCCCGACGAGTTCGTCGACCTCGCCCGCGCCGCCGCCCGGATCCGCATCTCCGAGCAGACCTCGCCGGAGAACCGCGCGCGGCTGAAGGCGATGCTCGACGGCTACCAGCTGGAGGCGACGGCCGTCCGGACCTGCCGGCGCTGTGCGAACGACGGCCGATACGGACCGATCACGAGCGAGAGCGCGGTCGAACACAACGACGAGCTGATCTGCCGCGACTGCGCTCGGCGGGAGTTGGAGCGAGAGCTCTCGTATAAAGGCGAGTTCACGGGCGCCGCCGAAGAGCGATTAGAGGAGTTACTGTACGAGTCGGGCGATTTAAATCGGATAATCAATCTCCTGCAGGGCGGGCTCGACCCCGACCTCACCAAGTACGACGAGGTCTCCGCGAACGTCGACGACATCTCTCCGGTGCGGACCGAGGACCTGGACCTGCACCCGGACCTCTCGGCGCACGTCCAGGGGCGCTTCGAGGAGTTGCTCCCCGTACAGAGCCTCTCCGTCCGGAACGGCCTCTTAAACGGCGACGACCAACTCGTGGTGAGCGCCACCGCGACCGGCAAGACCCTCGTCGGCGAGTTGACGGGGATCAACCGCGCGCTACAAGGGAACGGGAAGCTCCTCTTTTTGGTGCCGCTCGTCGCGCTCGCAAACCAGAAACACGAGGATTTCAGGGACCGCTACGGCGACCTCCTGAACGTCTCGATCCGCGTCGGCTCCTCGCGGGTGAACGACGACGGCAACCGCTTCGACCCGAACGCCGACGTGATCGTCGGCACCTACGAGGGGATCGACCACGCGCTCCGGACCGGAAAGGACCTGGGCGACGTCGGCACCGTCGTCATCGACGAGGTCCACACGCTGAAGGAGGGCGAGCGCGGCCACCGCCTCGACGGACTCATCTCGCGGCTGAAATACTACAGCGAAGAGCGGATGCGAACCCACTCGGGATACGACGGGACGCAGTTCGTCTACCTCTCCGCGACCGTCGGGAACCCCGAGTGGCTCGCCGAGCGCCTCCGCGCGACGCTGATCGAGTACGAGGAGCGGCCGGTCCCAATCGAGCGCCACGTCACCTTCGCTGACAGCCGCGAGAAGGCGCAGATCGCCGACAAACTCGTGAAACGCGAGTTCGACACGAAGTCGTCGAAGGGGTACCGCGGGCAGACGATCATCTTCACCAACTCCCGGCGGCGCTGTCACGAGATCAGCCGGAAGCTCCGATACGACTCCGCGCCGTACCACGCCGGCCTCGACTACGGTCGGCGGAAGAAGGTCGAGCGCATGTTCGGGGATCAGGACCTCTCGGCGGTCGTCACCACCGCGGCGCTCGCGGCTGGCGTCGATTTCCCCGCCTCGCAGGTCATCTTCGACTCGCTGGCGATGGGCATCGAGTGGCTCTCGGTCCAGGAGTTCTCCCAGATGCTCGGGCGAGCGGGGCGCCCGGACTACCACGACCGCGGGCGCGTCTACCTCCTCGTCGAACCCGACGGCGTCTATCACAACTCGATGGACCGCACCGAAGACGAGGTGGCGTTCACCCTGCTTAAAGGCGAAATGGAGGACGTGGCGACGCACTACGACGAGACCGCCGCGGTCGAGGAGACGCTGGCGAACATCGTCGTCGCGGGCAAGAAGGCGAAGCGGCTCAACGACCGGATGATCGGCGAAGTGCCGACGAAACACGCGATCGGGAAGCTGTTGGAGTGGGAGTTCATCGACGGTTTCTCTCCGACGCCGCTCGGCCGCGGGATCACGAGACACTTCCTCGCGCCCGACGAGGCGTTCTTCATGCTCGACGCGATCCGCAAGGGGACCGACCCGTACCAGATCGTCGCCGACCTCGAACTTCGCGACGACGAGGAGTGA
- a CDS encoding adenosylhomocysteinase, protein MSETAYPPVSKHLTDVDTARTEGRRKMDWALQHMPILNALREEFVDEQPLAGETIAMAMHVEAKTANLVELLADGGAEVAITGCNPLSTHDDVSAALDTHESITSYAVRGVDDEEYYDAMHACLGHEPTITVDDGMDMVKLVHEEYPDLIDSIVGGAEETTTGVDRLRAMDADGELHYPVFAVNDTPMKQLFDNVHGTGESSLATIAMTTNLSWAGKNVVVGGYGQCGKGVAKKASGQNANVIVCEVDPRKALEAHMEGYEVLPMVEAAEKGDVFITTTGNRDVITREHFEQMQDGVLLANAGHFDVEVNLEDLDDLAVDRYEVRDGVEGFELADGRVLNVLAEGRLVNLAAPISLGHPVEVMDQSFGVQAVCVRELATNGDAYEPGVHDVPDALDREVAEIKLAAEGVEHDALSDEQREYMDSWEHGT, encoded by the coding sequence ATGAGCGAAACCGCGTATCCGCCGGTGTCAAAGCACCTCACGGACGTTGACACGGCTCGGACGGAGGGCCGCCGGAAGATGGACTGGGCGCTCCAACACATGCCGATCTTAAACGCGCTCCGCGAGGAGTTCGTCGACGAGCAGCCGCTCGCCGGCGAGACCATCGCGATGGCGATGCACGTCGAGGCGAAGACGGCGAACCTCGTCGAACTCCTCGCCGACGGGGGCGCCGAGGTTGCGATCACCGGGTGTAACCCGCTCTCGACGCACGACGACGTGTCGGCCGCGCTCGACACCCACGAGTCGATTACCTCCTACGCGGTCCGCGGCGTCGACGACGAGGAGTACTACGACGCGATGCACGCCTGCCTCGGCCACGAGCCGACCATCACCGTCGACGACGGGATGGACATGGTGAAGCTCGTCCACGAGGAGTACCCCGACCTGATCGACTCCATCGTCGGCGGCGCCGAGGAGACGACGACGGGCGTCGACCGCCTGCGCGCGATGGACGCCGACGGCGAGCTGCACTACCCCGTCTTCGCCGTGAACGACACGCCGATGAAACAGCTGTTCGACAACGTCCACGGCACGGGCGAGTCGTCGCTCGCGACCATCGCGATGACGACGAACCTCTCGTGGGCCGGCAAGAACGTCGTCGTCGGCGGCTACGGCCAGTGCGGGAAGGGCGTCGCGAAGAAGGCCTCCGGCCAGAACGCGAACGTCATCGTCTGCGAGGTCGACCCGCGGAAGGCGCTCGAAGCGCACATGGAGGGGTACGAGGTGCTCCCGATGGTCGAGGCCGCGGAGAAGGGCGACGTGTTCATCACGACGACGGGCAACCGCGACGTGATCACCCGCGAGCACTTCGAGCAGATGCAGGACGGCGTGCTGCTGGCCAACGCCGGCCACTTCGACGTCGAGGTGAACTTAGAGGACCTCGACGACCTCGCCGTGGACCGCTACGAGGTCCGCGACGGCGTCGAGGGGTTCGAGCTGGCGGACGGTCGCGTCCTGAACGTCCTCGCCGAGGGGCGGCTCGTCAACCTCGCGGCGCCCATCTCGCTGGGGCATCCGGTCGAGGTCATGGACCAGAGCTTCGGCGTGCAGGCGGTCTGCGTCCGTGAGCTCGCGACGAACGGCGACGCGTACGAGCCGGGCGTCCACGACGTCCCCGACGCGCTCGACCGCGAGGTCGCCGAGATCAAGCTCGCGGCCGAAGGCGTCGAACACGACGCCCTCAGCGACGAGCAGCGCGAGTACATGGACAGCTGGGAGCACGGCACCTAA